In Pseudomonas poae, a single genomic region encodes these proteins:
- a CDS encoding Na+/H+ antiporter subunit C yields the protein MEEVIAIAIGVLAASGVWLILRPRTFQVVMGLCLLSYGVNLFIFSMGSLFIGKEPIIKDGVPQDLLNYTDPLPQALVLTAIVISFAMTALFLVVLLASRGLTGTDHVDGREPKE from the coding sequence ATGGAAGAAGTCATCGCAATCGCCATTGGGGTCCTCGCGGCCTCCGGCGTGTGGTTGATCCTGCGGCCACGGACATTCCAGGTGGTGATGGGCCTGTGCCTGTTGTCGTACGGGGTCAACCTGTTCATTTTCAGCATGGGCAGCCTGTTTATCGGCAAGGAGCCGATCATCAAGGACGGCGTACCGCAAGACCTGCTCAACTACACCGATCCCCTGCCCCAGGCCCTGGTACTCACGGCGATCGTGATCAGCTTCGCCATGACGGCCTTGTTCCTGGTGGTGCTACTCGCCTCCCGTGGCTTGACCGGCACTGACCATGTAGACGGCCGGGAGCCCAAGGAATGA
- a CDS encoding monovalent cation/H+ antiporter subunit A, with protein sequence MSLIVLLLLPFLGSCLAALLPHNARNTESLLAGLVALVGTIQVALLYPQIAHGGVIREEFMWLPSLGLNFVLRMDGFAWLFSMLVLGIGTLVSLYARYYMSPDDPVPRFFAFFLAFMGAMLGLVISGNLIQIVFFWELTSLFSFLLIGYWHHRADARRGAYMALMVTGAGGLCLLAGVMLLGHIVGSYDLDLVLAAGEQIRAHSLYPVMLALVLIGALSKSAQFPFHFWLPHAMAAPTPVSAYLHSATMVKAGVFLLARLWPSLSGSEEWFYIVGGAGAITLLLGAYCAIFQNDLKGLLAYSTISHLGLITLLLGLNSPLAAVAAVFHILNHATFKASLFMAAGIIDHESGTRDIRKLSGLVRLIPFTATLAMVASASMAGVPLLNGFLSKEMFFAETVFISSTAWVEFALPVIATVAGTFSVVYALRFTVDVFFGPTATNLPHTPHEPPRWMRAPVELLVFTCLLVGIFPAQVVGSILAAAALPVVGGVLPEYSLAIWHGWNAPMIMSLVAMSCGVVLYLILRKQLKRGRFKYPPLISYFNGKRGFERCLVVMMRGVRKIEKRISTKRLQTQLFLLVLAAVIAGVIPMLHSGLSWGDRPKIPGSIVFVTLWLLAIACALGAAWQAKYHRLAALTMVSVCGLMTCITFVWFSAPDLALTQLVVEVVTTVLILLGLRWLPRRIEEVSPLPSSLRKARIRRLRDFLLSTVVGGGMALLSYAMLTRQTPNDISSFYLSRALPEGGGSNVVNVMLVDFRGFDTLGEITVLGAVALTVYALLRRFRPSKESMQLPAQQRQLAPDVATDLVNPRQASDTALGFMMVPAVLVRLLLPIALVVSFYLFMRGHNQPGGGFVAGLVMSVAFILQYMVAGTQWVEAQMSLRPMRWMGFGLFSATLTGLGALFAGYPFLTTHTWHFSLPLLGDIHVASALFFDVGVYAMVVGSTLLMLTALGHQSVRAHKPSNQAKVVAATEGAA encoded by the coding sequence ATGTCCCTGATAGTTCTACTGCTTCTGCCGTTTCTCGGCAGCTGTCTGGCGGCCTTGCTGCCGCACAATGCACGTAACACCGAATCCCTGTTGGCCGGCCTTGTGGCCCTGGTCGGCACCATTCAAGTCGCCCTGCTCTACCCCCAGATCGCCCACGGTGGCGTGATCCGCGAAGAATTCATGTGGTTGCCCAGTCTTGGGTTGAACTTCGTGCTGCGCATGGACGGTTTTGCCTGGCTGTTCTCGATGCTGGTGCTGGGCATCGGCACGCTGGTGTCGCTGTATGCACGCTACTACATGTCGCCGGACGACCCGGTGCCGCGCTTCTTTGCGTTTTTCCTGGCCTTCATGGGCGCCATGCTCGGGCTGGTGATCTCCGGCAACCTGATCCAGATCGTGTTCTTCTGGGAACTGACCAGCCTGTTCTCGTTCCTGTTGATCGGTTATTGGCACCACCGCGCCGATGCGCGACGTGGCGCTTATATGGCGTTGATGGTCACCGGCGCGGGCGGCTTGTGCCTGTTGGCGGGCGTGATGTTGCTGGGGCATATCGTCGGCAGCTACGACCTGGACCTGGTACTGGCGGCGGGCGAACAGATTCGCGCGCATTCGTTGTACCCGGTCATGCTGGCCCTGGTGCTGATCGGCGCCTTGAGCAAAAGCGCGCAATTCCCCTTCCACTTCTGGCTGCCCCACGCGATGGCGGCACCGACGCCGGTTTCGGCATACCTGCACTCGGCGACGATGGTGAAGGCCGGCGTGTTCCTGCTGGCCCGCCTGTGGCCGTCGCTGTCCGGCAGCGAAGAATGGTTCTACATCGTCGGCGGTGCCGGCGCGATCACCCTGCTCCTCGGCGCGTACTGCGCAATCTTTCAGAACGACCTCAAGGGCCTGCTGGCCTATTCCACCATCAGCCATCTGGGCTTGATTACCTTGCTGCTGGGCCTCAACAGCCCGCTGGCGGCCGTCGCCGCGGTGTTCCACATCCTCAACCACGCCACCTTCAAGGCTTCGCTGTTCATGGCGGCGGGGATCATCGACCACGAAAGCGGCACCCGGGACATTCGCAAACTCAGTGGTTTGGTCCGCTTGATCCCGTTTACCGCGACGCTGGCGATGGTCGCCAGTGCATCCATGGCCGGCGTGCCCTTGCTCAATGGCTTCCTGTCCAAAGAGATGTTCTTTGCCGAGACCGTGTTTATCTCGTCGACGGCCTGGGTGGAATTCGCCCTGCCGGTGATCGCGACCGTCGCGGGTACGTTCAGCGTGGTCTATGCGCTGCGCTTTACCGTTGATGTGTTCTTCGGCCCCACCGCCACCAACTTGCCGCACACGCCCCATGAGCCTCCGCGCTGGATGCGCGCACCGGTGGAGTTGCTGGTATTTACCTGCCTGCTGGTAGGGATTTTTCCGGCCCAGGTGGTGGGTTCGATCCTGGCCGCTGCCGCCCTGCCGGTCGTAGGCGGCGTGCTGCCGGAATACAGCCTGGCGATCTGGCACGGCTGGAACGCGCCGATGATCATGAGCCTGGTGGCCATGAGCTGCGGCGTGGTGCTGTATTTGATCCTGCGCAAGCAACTCAAGCGTGGCCGCTTCAAATACCCGCCCCTGATCAGCTACTTCAACGGCAAGCGCGGCTTTGAGCGCTGCCTGGTGGTGATGATGCGCGGCGTGCGCAAGATCGAAAAACGCATCAGCACCAAGCGCCTGCAAACCCAGCTGTTTCTGTTGGTGCTGGCGGCGGTGATCGCCGGTGTGATCCCGATGTTGCACAGCGGCCTCAGCTGGGGCGACCGGCCGAAAATCCCGGGTTCCATCGTGTTCGTGACCCTGTGGCTGCTAGCGATTGCCTGCGCGCTGGGCGCTGCTTGGCAAGCCAAATACCACCGACTGGCGGCCCTGACCATGGTCAGCGTGTGCGGCCTGATGACCTGCATCACCTTCGTGTGGTTCTCGGCGCCGGACCTGGCGCTGACGCAACTGGTCGTGGAAGTGGTGACCACCGTGCTGATCCTGCTGGGCCTGCGCTGGCTGCCACGGCGGATCGAAGAAGTCTCGCCACTGCCAAGCTCCCTGCGCAAGGCGCGTATCCGCCGCCTGCGCGACTTCCTGCTGTCCACCGTGGTCGGCGGCGGCATGGCGCTGCTGTCCTACGCGATGCTGACGCGCCAGACGCCCAACGACATCTCCTCGTTCTACCTCAGCCGCGCGCTGCCCGAAGGCGGCGGCAGCAATGTGGTGAACGTGATGCTGGTGGACTTCCGGGGCTTCGACACCCTGGGCGAAATCACCGTACTCGGCGCCGTCGCGCTGACCGTGTACGCCCTGCTGCGTCGCTTCCGCCCGTCGAAAGAAAGCATGCAACTGCCCGCCCAACAGCGCCAACTGGCGCCGGACGTGGCCACCGACCTGGTCAACCCGCGCCAGGCCAGCGACACCGCCCTGGGCTTCATGATGGTGCCGGCGGTGCTGGTGCGCCTGCTGCTGCCGATTGCGCTGGTGGTGTCGTTCTACCTGTTCATGCGCGGCCACAACCAACCCGGCGGCGGTTTTGTCGCCGGCCTGGTGATGTCCGTAGCATTTATCCTGCAATACATGGTGGCGGGCACGCAGTGGGTCGAGGCGCAGATGAGTTTGCGTCCGATGCGCTGGATGGGCTTCGGCCTGTTCTCGGCGACCCTTACCGGTCTCGGTGCGCTGTTTGCTGGTTACCCGTTCCTCACCACACACACCTGGCATTTCAGCCTGCCGCTGCTCGGGGATATTCATGTCGCCAGCGCCTTGTTCTTCGACGTCGGCGTATACGCCATGGTCGTCGGCTCGACACTGCTGATGCTCACCGCCCTCGGTCACCAGTCGGTGCGCGCGCATAAACCGAGCAACCAGGCCAAAGTGGTTGCCGCAACAGAAGGAGCCGCTTGA
- a CDS encoding DMT family transporter, which produces MTTPKSPSRFNRFSKAECILVVITMIWGGTFLLVQHAMTVSGPMFFVGLRFAAAAIVVGFFSLRTLRDLTLFELKAGVFIGVAIMFGYGLQTIGLQTILSSQSAFITALYVPFVPLLQWLVLGRRPGLMPSIGIMLAFTGLMLLTGPAGASLNFSPGEIATLIGAVAIAAEIILIGAFAGQVDVRRVTVVQLATASVLSFMMVVPMGEALPGFSWLLLFSAVGLGLTSAVIQVAMNWAQQSVSPTRATLIYAGEPVWAGVVGRIAGERFPPIAMLGAALIVAAVIVSEMKTKGQKALAAQGDLEQERQS; this is translated from the coding sequence ATGACCACCCCAAAATCCCCTTCGCGTTTCAACCGTTTCAGCAAAGCCGAATGCATCCTGGTGGTGATCACCATGATCTGGGGCGGCACTTTTTTGCTGGTGCAGCACGCCATGACCGTCAGCGGGCCGATGTTCTTCGTCGGCCTGCGTTTTGCTGCCGCCGCCATCGTGGTCGGCTTCTTTTCGCTGCGCACCCTGCGTGACCTGACCTTGTTCGAGTTGAAGGCCGGGGTGTTTATCGGCGTGGCGATCATGTTTGGCTACGGCCTGCAAACCATTGGCCTGCAGACGATCTTGAGCAGCCAGTCGGCGTTTATCACCGCGTTATACGTGCCCTTTGTACCTCTGTTGCAGTGGCTGGTGCTGGGACGTCGCCCGGGGTTGATGCCGAGCATTGGCATCATGCTGGCGTTTACCGGGTTGATGCTGTTGACCGGGCCTGCGGGCGCTTCGCTGAATTTCAGCCCTGGTGAAATCGCCACGTTGATCGGCGCGGTGGCGATTGCCGCCGAGATCATCCTGATCGGCGCCTTTGCCGGCCAGGTGGATGTGCGCCGGGTCACCGTGGTGCAACTGGCCACGGCTTCGGTGCTGTCGTTCATGATGGTGGTACCAATGGGTGAGGCGCTACCGGGGTTCTCGTGGTTGCTGCTGTTCAGCGCAGTGGGCCTGGGCCTGACCAGTGCGGTGATTCAGGTGGCGATGAACTGGGCGCAGCAAAGTGTTTCGCCAACACGGGCGACGTTGATTTATGCCGGGGAGCCGGTGTGGGCAGGCGTGGTTGGGCGGATTGCCGGGGAGCGCTTCCCGCCGATTGCGATGCTGGGGGCGGCGTTGATTGTGGCGGCGGTGATTGTGAGTGAGATGAAGACCAAGGGGCAGAAGGCGTTGGCGGCGCAAGGCGACTTGGAGCAAGAACGTCAGAGCTGA
- a CDS encoding XRE family transcriptional regulator yields MHKENPQRASVLQHVSQNVRRLRHAADLSQTALSEKSGVSRRMLVAIEAGEKNVSLSTLDRVAEALDVAFSDLIQAPDVRDHSRINELAWAGEIDGSKAVLLAKATARREVELWEWRLEPGDRYCPDPDLEGWSEQLFVFEGSLTLVVAGVENLIGAGEFFMFASHQHHIYRNDGDVAVRFIRNVVI; encoded by the coding sequence GTGCACAAAGAAAATCCGCAACGGGCCTCGGTCCTGCAGCACGTCAGCCAGAACGTTCGTCGCCTGCGCCACGCCGCCGACTTGAGCCAGACTGCGCTCTCGGAAAAGTCCGGGGTCAGCCGGCGCATGCTGGTGGCCATCGAGGCGGGGGAGAAAAACGTAAGCCTGTCCACATTGGACCGGGTGGCCGAAGCGTTGGACGTGGCTTTCAGTGACCTGATCCAGGCGCCTGACGTGCGCGACCACAGCCGCATCAACGAATTGGCTTGGGCAGGGGAGATCGATGGCAGCAAGGCGGTGTTGCTGGCCAAGGCCACCGCACGCCGCGAAGTGGAGTTGTGGGAATGGCGCCTGGAACCCGGCGACCGCTATTGCCCCGACCCCGATCTGGAAGGCTGGAGCGAACAATTATTTGTGTTCGAAGGCAGCCTGACCCTAGTGGTGGCAGGCGTGGAAAACCTGATCGGCGCCGGCGAGTTCTTTATGTTCGCCAGCCACCAGCACCACATCTATCGCAATGACGGTGACGTGGCTGTGCGCTTTATACGTAACGTGGTGATCTAA